Proteins from one Methanococcus maripaludis C5 genomic window:
- the dapF gene encoding diaminopimelate epimerase: MKFTKMHGLGNDYIYVDAISQKIENPNEISKFVSDRHFGIGSDGLVLILPSDVADFKMRMFNSDGSEAEMCGNAIRCVGKFVYDKKMTDKSTISIETLAGIKVLEMTVENGKVVLVKVDMGEPILKAETIPVLSEKHPVIDEEITAKDYCYNFTCVSMGNPHAITYIENVEEFPLEKIGPLFEVHEKFPKKTNVEFVELIDDSTVKMRVWERGAGETLACGTGACAVLTASVLKGYVGRKATVKLLGGDLIIEWNEKDNHIYMTGPATTVFEGEIDI; encoded by the coding sequence ATGAAATTTACAAAAATGCATGGTTTAGGCAACGATTATATCTACGTAGATGCAATTTCACAAAAAATTGAAAATCCTAACGAAATTTCAAAATTCGTAAGCGACAGACACTTTGGAATTGGTTCAGATGGACTTGTATTAATTCTTCCATCGGATGTCGCAGACTTTAAAATGAGAATGTTTAATTCAGATGGTTCAGAAGCTGAAATGTGTGGTAATGCCATTAGGTGTGTTGGAAAGTTCGTTTATGATAAAAAAATGACTGATAAATCCACAATTAGTATTGAAACACTTGCAGGAATAAAAGTTCTTGAAATGACTGTTGAAAACGGAAAAGTAGTTTTGGTAAAAGTTGATATGGGTGAACCCATTCTAAAAGCAGAAACAATTCCTGTTTTAAGTGAAAAACATCCTGTAATCGATGAAGAAATTACTGCAAAAGATTACTGCTACAATTTTACCTGTGTTTCAATGGGAAACCCTCATGCAATAACATATATTGAAAATGTGGAAGAATTCCCTCTTGAAAAAATCGGTCCGTTATTTGAGGTTCACGAAAAATTCCCAAAAAAAACAAACGTCGAATTTGTAGAATTAATCGATGATTCTACTGTTAAAATGAGAGTTTGGGAAAGAGGTGCTGGTGAAACACTTGCGTGCGGAACTGGAGCTTGCGCAGTTTTAACTGCATCTGTTTTAAAAGGATACGTTGGTAGAAAAGCAACAGTCAAACTTCTCGGTGGAGATTTAATAATTGAATGGAATGAAAAAGATAATCACATCTACATGACCGGTCCTGCAACAACAGTCTTTGAAGGAGAAATTGACATTTAA
- the asnB gene encoding asparagine synthase (glutamine-hydrolyzing), translated as MCSISGIVAKDEEGSGSRSLLDNIQKHVINMMKILKHRGPDYSGMMFDDEVLYFENFEDVVENTETISRMAMGHNRLAIVGTAVQPIPNDDESIWIICNGEIYNHIELRDELSVEHEFKTDTDSEAIIHAYGDELIDVLDGDYAYAIYDKEKNIIELRRDLMGVKPLYFIDMDEYFAFASEKKALHYLLMEINGRDYKSAFNYDISRLNPNTRLTFELDENSWYIEEDLEKVNSNYFEEKDYELCRNELETTILDSVMKRVKGLEKVGIIYSGGVDSTLISKLASEYCEVILYSVGSENSEDLIYAERAAKDMGLDFRKKIISEDEFEEYVVKVAKAIDELDVMKLSVGIPILAASEMAKEDGIKVLLSGQGADELFAGYNRYQRILNEKGEDGLKESIISDVFDIHKINLERDDHCTMANGVELRVPFLDKFVIDVGLSIPVEYKIEEPRKKILRDIASKYVPDYIAQRPKKAAQYGSGSEKMVYAVAKKHGYSKRKINEFFEEYLIEKIKF; from the coding sequence ATGTGTTCAATAAGTGGAATCGTTGCAAAGGACGAAGAGGGCTCGGGGAGTCGTAGTCTGTTGGATAATATCCAAAAACATGTTATAAACATGATGAAAATATTAAAGCATCGGGGTCCGGATTATTCTGGAATGATGTTTGATGATGAAGTTCTCTATTTTGAAAATTTTGAAGATGTTGTTGAAAACACTGAAACAATTTCGCGAATGGCAATGGGCCACAATCGGCTTGCTATCGTCGGTACCGCAGTTCAACCAATACCAAACGACGATGAATCCATATGGATTATTTGCAATGGTGAAATCTATAACCATATTGAATTAAGGGATGAACTGTCGGTAGAACATGAATTTAAAACAGATACAGATTCTGAAGCAATTATTCACGCTTATGGGGACGAACTTATCGATGTTTTAGATGGGGATTACGCTTACGCAATTTACGATAAAGAAAAAAATATCATTGAACTAAGAAGGGATTTAATGGGTGTAAAACCACTCTATTTCATAGATATGGATGAATATTTTGCATTCGCATCCGAAAAAAAAGCTCTTCACTATTTATTAATGGAAATCAATGGCAGGGACTACAAAAGTGCTTTTAATTATGATATATCAAGACTTAATCCAAATACAAGACTTACCTTTGAATTAGATGAAAATTCGTGGTACATCGAAGAAGACCTTGAAAAAGTAAATTCAAATTATTTTGAAGAAAAAGATTATGAATTGTGCAGAAATGAACTTGAAACTACAATTTTAGATTCAGTTATGAAACGAGTAAAAGGACTCGAAAAGGTCGGAATTATTTACTCAGGTGGCGTTGATAGCACCCTTATTTCAAAACTTGCATCCGAATATTGTGAAGTTATACTTTATTCAGTAGGTTCAGAAAATTCTGAAGATTTGATCTATGCAGAACGAGCTGCAAAAGATATGGGACTCGACTTTAGAAAAAAAATAATTTCAGAAGATGAATTTGAAGAATACGTGGTAAAAGTTGCAAAAGCAATAGATGAACTAGATGTAATGAAGTTGAGTGTTGGAATTCCGATACTTGCAGCTTCAGAAATGGCAAAAGAAGATGGAATAAAAGTTTTACTTTCAGGCCAGGGTGCAGATGAGTTATTTGCTGGATACAATAGGTACCAGAGAATATTAAACGAAAAAGGCGAAGATGGCCTTAAAGAATCAATAATATCAGATGTCTTCGATATTCATAAAATCAATCTTGAAAGAGATGATCACTGTACAATGGCAAACGGTGTTGAATTAAGGGTTCCTTTTTTAGATAAATTTGTAATTGATGTTGGATTATCAATTCCAGTTGAATATAAGATTGAAGAACCAAGAAAAAAGATATTAAGAGATATTGCTTCAAAATATGTTCCAGATTACATTGCACAAAGGCCAAAAAAAGCGGCCCAGTACGGTAGTGGAAGCGAAAAAATGGTCTATGCTGTTGCAAAAAAACACGGATATTCCAAAAGGAAAATAAACGAATTTTTTGAAGAATATTTAATTGAAAAAATAAAATTTTAA
- a CDS encoding dihydroorotate dehydrogenase electron transfer subunit, whose product MEKPVMCKIIDVLDESPTVKTFLLDKEFDFKPGQFAMVWIPEIDEKPFGFSSKNSISIAKVGRFTEKIHSLKKGDLLGIRGPYGNNFEYMGSKILAVAGGIGSAPIISAVEKFSKMDVEVTSIIGGRTKDELLFLDRFEKCGRTFACTDDCSYGFGGFTTEKMLELLSKEKFDMIISCGPEIMMKKVVEIAEKHAIPIQVSLERYMKCGIGICGHCAVDDEGLCICKDGPVFWNDKLKFVSEFGKYKRDASGAIL is encoded by the coding sequence ATGGAAAAACCAGTTATGTGTAAAATAATTGATGTATTGGATGAAAGTCCAACAGTGAAAACTTTTTTACTCGATAAAGAGTTTGATTTTAAACCTGGCCAGTTTGCAATGGTATGGATTCCAGAAATTGATGAAAAACCTTTCGGGTTTTCAAGTAAAAATTCAATAAGCATTGCAAAGGTTGGCAGATTTACTGAAAAAATTCACTCCCTAAAAAAAGGAGACCTTTTAGGAATAAGGGGCCCATATGGAAATAATTTTGAATACATGGGAAGTAAAATTCTCGCTGTCGCAGGTGGAATTGGAAGTGCCCCGATTATTTCAGCAGTTGAAAAGTTTTCTAAAATGGATGTTGAAGTTACTTCCATTATTGGCGGAAGAACTAAAGACGAACTTTTATTTTTAGATAGATTTGAAAAGTGTGGGCGAACTTTTGCGTGCACCGATGACTGTAGCTATGGTTTTGGCGGATTCACTACTGAAAAAATGTTAGAATTACTTTCAAAAGAAAAATTTGACATGATAATATCTTGTGGCCCAGAAATAATGATGAAAAAAGTTGTAGAAATTGCAGAAAAGCATGCCATTCCTATTCAAGTTTCACTTGAGCGATACATGAAATGTGGAATTGGGATTTGTGGTCATTGTGCTGTTGATGATGAAGGACTATGTATCTGTAAAGACGGGCCAGTATTTTGGAATGATAAACTTAAGTTTGTAAGCGAATTTGGAAAATACAAAAGAGATGCAAGCGGCGCTATTTTATAA
- a CDS encoding adenosylhomocysteinase — protein sequence MSKVKDMGLAPSGHLKMEWAKKHMPVLCRIAEDFKKDKPFDGITIGMALHLEAKTAILAETLMEGGAKIVITGCNPLSTQDDVAAACVEKGMEVYAWRGETNEEYYENLNKVLDSNPDIIIDDGADLIFLIHTERTELIGKIMGGCEETTTGIIRLKAMAEEGALKFPVVNVNDAYTKHMFDNRYGTGQSAMDGIIRTTNLLIAGKNVVIGGYGWCGRGVASRAAGHGANVIITEVNPIRALEAKMDGFTVLKMEEAAKIGDIFVTTTGCKDILRMEHFLLMKDGAVLSNAGHFDNEINKNDLNELSKSVKEVRFNIEEYDLGNKKIFLLGEGRLVNLACADGHPCEVMDMSFANQALSAKFIKDNNKKLENEVYEIPYEQDLKIALLKLHSMGANIDELSPEQRKYLSDWKEGT from the coding sequence GTGAGTAAAGTTAAGGACATGGGTCTTGCTCCAAGTGGGCACCTAAAAATGGAATGGGCGAAAAAACACATGCCCGTTCTTTGTCGTATAGCGGAAGATTTTAAAAAAGATAAGCCTTTTGACGGAATTACAATTGGAATGGCACTCCACTTAGAAGCTAAAACTGCAATTTTAGCAGAAACACTCATGGAAGGTGGCGCAAAAATTGTGATTACTGGATGTAATCCCCTTTCAACACAGGATGACGTTGCAGCTGCATGCGTTGAAAAAGGAATGGAAGTTTACGCTTGGCGAGGAGAAACCAACGAGGAATACTACGAAAATTTAAATAAAGTTCTCGATTCAAATCCCGATATCATAATTGATGATGGTGCAGATTTAATATTCTTAATTCATACGGAAAGAACTGAATTAATCGGAAAAATAATGGGCGGTTGTGAAGAAACTACAACTGGAATCATTAGATTAAAAGCAATGGCTGAAGAAGGGGCATTAAAATTTCCTGTTGTAAATGTAAACGACGCTTACACAAAACATATGTTTGACAACAGGTACGGAACAGGCCAAAGTGCAATGGATGGAATTATAAGAACTACAAATTTACTTATTGCGGGTAAAAACGTTGTAATCGGCGGATACGGCTGGTGCGGTAGAGGGGTAGCTTCAAGAGCTGCAGGCCACGGTGCAAACGTAATCATTACAGAAGTAAATCCAATCAGGGCGTTAGAAGCTAAAATGGATGGATTTACAGTATTAAAAATGGAAGAAGCTGCAAAAATTGGGGACATTTTTGTAACCACTACTGGCTGTAAGGACATCTTAAGAATGGAACACTTTTTATTGATGAAAGATGGTGCTGTATTATCAAATGCAGGACATTTCGACAATGAAATTAATAAAAACGATCTAAACGAACTCTCAAAATCTGTAAAAGAAGTTAGATTTAACATTGAAGAATATGACCTTGGAAACAAAAAAATATTCTTACTTGGTGAAGGAAGGCTCGTAAACTTAGCATGTGCTGACGGACACCCTTGCGAAGTAATGGATATGAGTTTTGCAAACCAGGCATTGAGCGCGAAATTTATTAAAGACAATAACAAAAAACTTGAAAATGAAGTATACGAAATTCCTTATGAACAGGATTTAAAAATTGCACTTTTAAAATTACATTCAATGGGTGCAAATATCGATGAGCTCTCTCCCGAACAGAGAAAATACTTAAGCGACTGGAAAGAAGGAACTTAA
- a CDS encoding ribonuclease P protein component 4, with protein sequence MKLKKKFLEKSKKIAEERIDVLMNLAEKESKAGKIDRSKNYVLLGKKIAMRMRMPYPKEWKRRICKNCGSFLIYGKNARVRTKAKNYPHVVITCLECNSITRIPIKSEKK encoded by the coding sequence ATGAAACTAAAAAAAAAATTTCTGGAAAAGTCAAAAAAAATTGCTGAAGAACGAATTGATGTACTGATGAATCTGGCAGAAAAAGAATCAAAAGCAGGAAAAATAGATCGTTCAAAAAATTACGTACTTTTAGGTAAAAAAATAGCAATGCGAATGAGAATGCCTTATCCAAAAGAATGGAAAAGAAGAATTTGTAAAAATTGTGGTTCTTTTTTAATTTATGGTAAAAATGCAAGGGTCAGAACCAAGGCAAAAAATTATCCTCATGTTGTAATCACATGTCTTGAATGCAATTCCATTACAAGAATACCTATCAAATCAGAAAAAAAATGA
- the dapB gene encoding 4-hydroxy-tetrahydrodipicolinate reductase yields the protein MVKVAVTGALGRMGSGIIKTITETDGLDVVAAIDIPNHPKKGLDIGELTGVGKIGVALSTSDELEVVLKESGAEVLVDFTAPAPCVNTAKTAAKLGVNLVIGTTGFTSEQRAEMENAISENKVAATISQNYAVGVNIFFKTLELLAQKLGDYDIELIEMHHKFKKDAPSGTALRAAEIIQNNLNRDSNLIFGRKGITGERTKEEICIHALRGGDVVGDHTAMFAADGERLELTHKASSRQSFISGVILAVKFVAEKKEGIYNTFDVLDLN from the coding sequence ATGGTTAAGGTAGCAGTTACGGGAGCACTTGGTAGAATGGGAAGTGGAATTATAAAAACAATCACTGAAACAGACGGATTAGACGTTGTTGCAGCAATTGATATTCCAAACCACCCTAAAAAAGGACTAGATATTGGAGAATTAACGGGCGTTGGAAAAATTGGTGTAGCATTAAGCACTTCAGACGAACTTGAAGTTGTATTAAAAGAATCAGGTGCAGAAGTATTGGTTGATTTTACAGCACCTGCCCCATGTGTTAATACTGCAAAAACAGCAGCTAAACTTGGAGTAAATTTAGTTATTGGAACTACCGGATTTACCTCCGAACAAAGAGCTGAAATGGAAAACGCAATTTCTGAAAACAAAGTTGCTGCAACCATCTCACAAAACTACGCTGTTGGTGTAAATATATTCTTTAAAACACTCGAACTCCTCGCACAAAAACTCGGGGATTATGACATAGAACTTATTGAAATGCACCACAAATTCAAAAAAGATGCACCAAGTGGAACTGCATTAAGAGCTGCTGAAATTATTCAAAACAACTTAAACAGAGATTCCAACTTAATTTTCGGAAGAAAAGGCATCACCGGTGAAAGAACAAAAGAAGAAATCTGCATACATGCATTACGGGGTGGCGATGTTGTTGGGGATCACACTGCAATGTTTGCAGCAGATGGTGAAAGACTTGAATTAACCCACAAAGCAAGCAGCAGACAGTCATTTATTTCAGGCGTAATTCTTGCAGTTAAATTTGTTGCTGAAAAGAAAGAAGGTATATACAATACTTTCGATGTTTTAGACCTTAATTAG
- the trmY gene encoding tRNA (pseudouridine(54)-N(1))-methyltransferase TrmY: MKEFIIKANKTVTNGEINLKDLPGSSGRLDLICRCVNSAFFLSHDLRRDTIFYSVLYGPPNPPIALQFVGNELKRVSPDERSIALFIKKALEKDASELWKESTSGIYSSKWEFRDIILKKKNEGKRIFYLHLNGKPLENFEFKNDEDFVFILGDHIGIGEEDEEFLEEIGAEKISLSPLELHADHCIILVHNILDKLK; encoded by the coding sequence TTGAAAGAATTCATAATTAAAGCTAACAAAACCGTGACAAATGGTGAAATTAACTTAAAAGATCTTCCCGGAAGTTCTGGAAGATTGGATTTAATATGTCGCTGTGTAAACAGCGCATTTTTTCTTTCTCATGATTTAAGAAGAGATACTATTTTTTACAGTGTTCTCTATGGCCCGCCAAATCCTCCGATTGCATTGCAATTTGTTGGAAATGAATTAAAAAGAGTAAGTCCTGATGAACGAAGTATTGCCCTTTTCATAAAGAAAGCACTCGAAAAAGATGCTTCAGAACTTTGGAAAGAAAGCACATCTGGAATATACTCATCAAAATGGGAATTTAGAGACATTATTCTAAAAAAGAAAAATGAGGGGAAACGAATTTTTTATCTCCATTTAAATGGAAAACCACTTGAAAATTTCGAATTTAAAAATGATGAAGATTTTGTATTTATACTCGGCGACCATATTGGAATCGGCGAGGAAGATGAAGAATTTTTAGAAGAAATTGGTGCAGAAAAAATATCCTTATCCCCATTAGAATTACATGCTGATCATTGCATAATTCTTGTTCATAATATATTAGATAAGTTAAAATGA
- a CDS encoding chemotaxis protein CheW gives MDEVPKVVVFKLSSNEYCLRVTGVREVLKLQDITSIPNTPSYIVGVTNIRGEIMPIIDLRKKLNLFEDAGDEDDEKLVMVVEIDGVPIGILVDSVSDVMQISSEQIEDIEGIKKNASGEYIEGIAKIGNRLIIILDIKNLIDPQEF, from the coding sequence ATGGATGAAGTCCCAAAAGTAGTAGTTTTTAAATTGTCAAGCAATGAATATTGTTTAAGAGTAACTGGCGTAAGAGAAGTTTTAAAATTACAAGACATTACATCAATTCCAAATACTCCTAGTTACATCGTTGGAGTTACGAATATTCGTGGAGAAATCATGCCAATCATCGATCTTAGAAAGAAATTAAATCTTTTTGAGGATGCAGGTGACGAAGATGACGAAAAGCTTGTAATGGTCGTAGAAATCGATGGTGTACCAATTGGAATTTTAGTTGATTCCGTAAGTGATGTAATGCAAATTTCATCCGAACAGATTGAAGACATTGAAGGAATCAAGAAAAATGCAAGTGGCGAATACATAGAAGGTATTGCAAAAATAGGAAACAGATTAATAATTATTTTAGACATTAAAAACTTAATTGACCCACAAGAATTCTAA